A genome region from Streptomyces xanthophaeus includes the following:
- the mrdA gene encoding penicillin-binding protein 2: MTNAPETGRTSRVQIRLVMIQVLVFSMLLTLGGRLWYLQIRNGDEYYHEAKSNHVQRVVQPAVRGSILDARGVPLADNETRLVVSASRTALMKMKDKGKGVMTRLADVLDMTPKEVMDKVRLCDSQTPAPCWNGSPYQPIPVTLEATTQQALQLRERPEDFPGITAEPTAVRRYPAPGGARTAQVLGYLSPVTDEEIQKAKDSDSPHLRSDQVGRSGIERTYDRQLRGKAEVTSYEVDNLGRVMGQTKSDPGVAGSTLVTSIDARVQAVAEYELQDAMKVVRNETDNITGRKYEADSGAVVVMEAKTGRIVAMASQPDYDPNTWVGGISGKDYARLTSKNSNYPLLNRGIQGMAPAGSIFKVVSASAAVRAGYKFDDKYNCSSSYSLGGRSFANFESKGHGPITLGDALKFSCNTVFYALGHKEWQRDGGLSPKKDAHDWFYRTAREFGLGSETGIDLPNEVTGRIPDRKWKQNFWKANKNAWCKQGKRGGTYVEQIAYESCLEGNQLKAYDSINFAIGQGDVLVTPIQMATAYSAISNGGTLYNPTVGKAVISPDGKHIEMIKPQSHGRLPIDAKTIGDLDQGLRSVVEPGGTAAWRFGGWPMDKIPMHAKTGTAQVYGKQTTSWLATYTKDFTIVMTISQGGTGSGASGPAVRNLYNAIYGLTMDGKQDPKRALLLGPEAKLPRIGPDGSITSPEIRPYVRPSPEDLEPAVLAGPPAPPAARQD, from the coding sequence GTGACCAACGCTCCGGAGACCGGACGTACCTCCCGGGTGCAGATCAGGCTCGTCATGATCCAGGTGCTCGTCTTCTCGATGCTCCTCACCCTCGGCGGGCGGCTCTGGTACCTCCAGATCCGCAACGGCGACGAGTACTACCACGAGGCGAAGAGCAACCACGTCCAGCGGGTCGTCCAGCCCGCCGTGCGCGGCTCGATCCTCGACGCCCGCGGGGTCCCGCTCGCCGACAACGAGACCCGCCTCGTCGTCTCCGCCAGCCGCACCGCCCTGATGAAGATGAAGGACAAGGGCAAGGGCGTCATGACCCGCCTCGCCGACGTCCTGGACATGACCCCCAAGGAGGTCATGGACAAGGTCCGGCTCTGCGACTCCCAGACCCCCGCGCCCTGCTGGAACGGCTCCCCGTACCAGCCGATCCCGGTCACCCTCGAAGCCACCACGCAGCAGGCGCTGCAGCTGCGCGAACGCCCCGAGGACTTCCCCGGCATCACCGCCGAGCCCACCGCCGTCCGCCGCTACCCGGCCCCCGGCGGGGCCCGTACCGCACAGGTGCTCGGCTACCTCTCGCCCGTCACCGACGAGGAGATCCAGAAGGCCAAGGACTCCGACTCGCCGCACCTGCGTTCCGACCAGGTCGGACGCTCCGGCATCGAACGCACCTACGACAGGCAGCTGCGCGGCAAGGCCGAGGTCACCTCGTACGAGGTCGACAACCTCGGCCGGGTCATGGGCCAGACCAAGTCCGACCCCGGCGTGGCCGGATCCACCCTCGTCACCAGCATCGACGCCCGGGTCCAGGCCGTCGCCGAGTACGAGCTCCAGGACGCGATGAAGGTCGTCCGCAACGAGACCGACAACATCACCGGCCGCAAGTACGAGGCCGACTCGGGCGCCGTCGTCGTCATGGAGGCCAAGACCGGCCGCATCGTCGCCATGGCCTCCCAGCCCGACTACGACCCCAACACCTGGGTCGGCGGCATCTCCGGCAAGGACTACGCCAGGCTCACCAGCAAGAACTCCAACTACCCGCTGCTCAACCGGGGCATCCAGGGCATGGCCCCCGCGGGCTCCATCTTCAAGGTGGTCTCCGCGAGCGCCGCCGTGCGGGCCGGCTACAAGTTCGACGACAAGTACAACTGCAGCAGCTCCTACAGCCTCGGCGGCCGCAGCTTCGCGAACTTCGAGTCCAAGGGGCACGGCCCCATCACCCTCGGGGACGCCCTCAAGTTCTCCTGCAACACCGTCTTCTACGCCCTGGGCCACAAGGAGTGGCAGCGCGACGGCGGCCTCAGCCCCAAGAAGGACGCCCACGACTGGTTCTACCGGACCGCCCGGGAATTCGGACTCGGCTCCGAGACCGGGATCGACCTGCCGAACGAGGTCACCGGACGCATCCCCGACCGGAAGTGGAAGCAGAACTTCTGGAAGGCCAACAAGAACGCCTGGTGCAAGCAGGGCAAGCGGGGCGGCACCTACGTCGAGCAGATCGCCTACGAGAGCTGCCTCGAAGGCAACCAGCTGAAGGCCTACGACAGCATCAACTTCGCCATCGGCCAGGGCGACGTCCTCGTCACCCCCATCCAGATGGCCACCGCCTACTCCGCCATCAGCAACGGGGGCACCCTCTACAACCCCACGGTCGGCAAGGCCGTGATCAGCCCCGACGGCAAGCACATCGAGATGATCAAGCCCCAGTCGCACGGCCGGCTGCCGATCGACGCCAAGACCATCGGTGACCTCGACCAGGGCCTGCGCTCGGTCGTCGAGCCCGGCGGCACCGCCGCCTGGCGGTTCGGCGGCTGGCCGATGGACAAGATCCCGATGCACGCCAAGACCGGCACCGCCCAGGTCTACGGCAAGCAGACCACCTCCTGGCTGGCGACCTACACCAAGGACTTCACGATCGTCATGACGATCTCCCAGGGCGGCACCGGCTCCGGAGCCTCGGGCCCCGCCGTACGCAACCTCTACAACGCCATCTACGGTCTGACCATGGACGGCAAGCAGGACCCGAAGCGGGCCCTGCTGCTGGGCCCCGAGGCGAAGCTGCCCCGGATCGGGCCCGACGGCTCCATCACCTCCCCGGAGATCCGGCCGTACGTGCGGCCGTCCCCGGAGGATCTTGAGCCGGCCGTGCTCGCAGGGCCGCCAGCACCCCCCGCGGCACGCCAGGACTAA
- the mreD gene encoding rod shape-determining protein MreD — translation MRFNRILLSATLVVVALVIQVTVLGRLQLPGAVPDLLLLTVVSLALVYGHVSGALIGFAAGLLADLAPPADHAAGRYALVLCVIGYVAGLTRPDGGRFRSAWGPMLTVVAAAIGSTLLYAGVGALVGDTAARHVGLTGLVFTATLYDLLLAPFTVPWIMALARKAENDPMAVEAGGGPANKAADVSAGWLAGGTGLRIGSQRGGLRLKTARSRANKAVRIKGVKAVKGVKSVKKL, via the coding sequence ATGCGCTTCAACCGGATCCTGCTCTCGGCCACCCTCGTCGTGGTCGCCCTCGTCATCCAGGTCACCGTCCTGGGCCGGCTCCAACTGCCCGGCGCCGTACCCGACCTGCTGCTCCTCACGGTCGTCTCGCTCGCGCTCGTGTACGGGCACGTCAGCGGCGCGCTCATCGGCTTCGCCGCCGGCCTCCTCGCCGACCTGGCCCCGCCCGCCGACCACGCCGCCGGGCGGTACGCGCTCGTGCTGTGCGTCATCGGCTACGTCGCCGGACTGACCCGCCCCGACGGCGGCCGCTTCCGCTCCGCCTGGGGCCCGATGCTCACCGTCGTCGCCGCCGCGATCGGCTCCACCCTGCTCTACGCGGGCGTGGGCGCCCTCGTCGGCGACACCGCCGCCCGCCACGTGGGCCTGACCGGGCTGGTGTTCACCGCCACCCTCTACGACCTGCTGCTCGCGCCGTTCACCGTGCCGTGGATCATGGCGCTGGCGCGGAAGGCCGAGAACGACCCGATGGCCGTCGAGGCCGGCGGCGGCCCCGCCAACAAGGCCGCCGACGTCTCCGCCGGCTGGCTGGCCGGCGGAACGGGCCTGCGCATCGGCAGCCAGCGCGGCGGCCTGCGCCTGAAGACCGCCCGCTCGCGGGCCAACAAAGCTGTCCGTATAAAGGGGGTCAAAGCGGTCAAGGGTGTGAAGAGCGTCAAAAAGCTGTGA
- a CDS encoding CYTH and CHAD domain-containing protein, whose product MADTKREIERKFEFSKAKSARRGVPDLTGTAAIAAVSDQGTVDLDAVYYDTPDQRLAADGLTLRRRTGGADEGWHLKLPVSPGVRDEIGAALSDTVPPSLAALVRSRVRGAGLQPQVRLLSSRRLSHLLDADGALLAELSTDAVLAERGEATATWTEVEVELADGVDPELLDAVEKTFRKAGLRVSDAPSKLARALAETAAEPPARPESGGPEGTTGAHVLAYLREQRDALVAQDPAVRRGLPDSVHQMRVASRRIRSAFKSYRKVIDRAATDPIGEELRWLAAELGVDRDQEVLLERIQTHLGELPRTLMTGPVRSRLRVWNTARRSGSRRRALAVLDSARYVALLDSLDALLDSPPLLKHAARPPEAVLPKAVLHDYTRLAGRVHTALTLDAGHERDLALHDARKAAKRFRYAAESAEPVLGKPAKNLAKAGKSVQNLLGDHQDSVVAREALRGLAAQATGAGESAFTWGVLYAREEALAERRERELPDVWSEASDPALRAPLE is encoded by the coding sequence ATGGCGGACACCAAGCGCGAAATCGAGCGGAAATTCGAGTTCTCCAAGGCCAAATCTGCCCGGCGCGGAGTGCCGGACCTGACGGGCACGGCCGCCATCGCGGCCGTCTCCGACCAGGGCACCGTGGACCTCGACGCCGTCTACTACGACACCCCCGACCAGCGGCTCGCCGCCGACGGTCTGACCCTCCGGCGCAGAACGGGCGGCGCGGACGAGGGCTGGCACCTCAAACTGCCCGTCTCCCCGGGAGTGCGCGACGAGATCGGGGCCGCGCTCAGCGACACGGTCCCGCCCTCCCTCGCCGCCCTCGTCCGCTCCCGCGTCCGCGGCGCCGGGCTCCAGCCGCAGGTCAGGCTCCTCTCCTCGCGCCGCCTCAGCCATCTGCTCGACGCCGACGGCGCCCTGCTCGCGGAACTGAGCACCGACGCCGTCCTGGCCGAGCGCGGCGAGGCCACCGCCACCTGGACCGAGGTCGAGGTGGAACTCGCCGACGGCGTCGACCCCGAACTGCTCGACGCCGTCGAGAAGACCTTCCGCAAGGCCGGACTCCGGGTCTCCGACGCCCCCTCGAAGCTCGCCCGGGCCCTCGCCGAGACCGCGGCCGAGCCCCCGGCCCGGCCCGAGAGCGGCGGCCCCGAGGGCACGACGGGCGCGCACGTGCTTGCGTACCTGCGCGAACAGCGCGACGCGCTCGTCGCCCAGGACCCCGCCGTACGGCGCGGGCTGCCGGACTCCGTCCACCAGATGCGGGTCGCGAGCCGCCGGATCCGCAGCGCCTTCAAGTCGTACCGCAAGGTGATCGACCGGGCGGCCACCGACCCGATCGGCGAGGAGCTGCGCTGGCTCGCCGCCGAACTCGGCGTCGACCGCGACCAGGAGGTCCTGCTGGAGCGGATCCAGACCCACCTCGGCGAGCTGCCCCGCACCCTCATGACCGGCCCGGTCCGCAGCAGGCTGCGCGTGTGGAACACCGCCCGCCGCTCCGGATCACGGCGCCGCGCCCTCGCCGTCCTCGACAGCGCGCGCTACGTGGCCCTGCTCGACTCCCTCGACGCCCTGCTGGACTCGCCGCCCCTGCTGAAGCACGCGGCCCGGCCCCCGGAAGCGGTCCTCCCGAAGGCGGTCCTCCACGACTACACCCGCCTCGCCGGCCGGGTCCACACCGCACTCACCCTCGACGCGGGCCACGAGCGGGACCTGGCCCTGCACGACGCCCGCAAGGCGGCCAAACGCTTCCGCTACGCGGCCGAATCGGCCGAGCCGGTCCTCGGCAAGCCGGCGAAGAACCTGGCCAAGGCCGGGAAATCGGTGCAGAACCTGCTCGGCGACCACCAGGACAGCGTGGTGGCCCGCGAGGCCCTGCGCGGCCTCGCGGCCCAGGCGACGGGCGCCGGGGAGTCCGCCTTCACCTGGGGCGTGCTCTACGCCCGCGAGGAGGCCCTGGCCGAGCGGCGCGAACGCGAACTTCCGGACGTCTGGTCGGAGGCCTCCGACCCCGCGCTGCGGGCCCCACTGGAATGA
- a CDS encoding TIGR03936 family radical SAM-associated protein, whose translation MQRIRLRYTKRGRLRFTSHRDFQRAFERALRRAEVPMAYSAGFTPHPRVSYANAAPTGTGSEAEYLEIALAEPRDPEKLRELLDESMPTGLDIIDAVEARTSGLADRLTASVWELRLDGVELAEAERAVTAFLAAENVEVQRRTKNGMRTFDTRGAVVSLEALPAPADRPLDNACAILRLVVRHLTPAVRPDDVLSGLRAVADLAPPVPSAVTRLAQGLFDEESGTVTDPLAPDREADTAAPPTAAVAADAKAPEGPAA comes from the coding sequence GTGCAGCGCATCCGACTGCGCTACACCAAGCGCGGCCGCCTCCGGTTCACCAGTCACCGTGACTTCCAGCGCGCCTTCGAGCGGGCCCTGCGCCGTGCCGAGGTGCCGATGGCGTACTCGGCCGGCTTCACCCCGCACCCGCGCGTCTCGTACGCGAACGCCGCCCCGACCGGCACCGGGAGCGAGGCCGAGTACCTGGAGATCGCGCTCGCCGAGCCCCGCGACCCCGAGAAGCTCCGTGAGCTGCTCGACGAGTCGATGCCCACCGGGCTCGACATCATCGACGCCGTCGAGGCCCGCACCTCGGGCCTCGCGGACCGGCTGACCGCCTCCGTGTGGGAGCTGCGCCTGGACGGCGTGGAGCTCGCCGAGGCCGAGCGGGCCGTGACGGCGTTCCTCGCCGCCGAGAACGTGGAGGTGCAGCGCCGGACCAAGAACGGAATGCGGACCTTCGACACGCGCGGGGCGGTCGTCAGTCTCGAAGCGCTTCCCGCCCCGGCTGATAGGCCGCTGGACAATGCCTGTGCGATACTGCGGCTGGTTGTTCGGCATCTGACACCTGCCGTGCGACCCGACGACGTCCTGTCCGGTCTCCGAGCTGTGGCCGACCTGGCGCCGCCGGTCCCCTCAGCGGTGACCAGGCTGGCGCAGGGGCTCTTCGACGAGGAGTCCGGCACGGTGACCGACCCGCTCGCGCCCGACCGCGAGGCTGACACGGCCGCCCCACCCACGGCCGCCGTAGCAGCCGACGCGAAGGCGCCGGAAGGTCCCGCCGCGTAA
- the rodA gene encoding rod shape-determining protein RodA gives MQTANKFSVSRYAPERGAMAKLTARDSVVRRLDWPILLSALALSFVGALLVWSATRNRTTLNQGDPYYFLARHALNTGIGLVLMIGTVWLGHRTLRGAVPILYGLSLVLILAVLTPLGATINGAHAWIVIGGGFSLQPSEFVKITIILVMAMLLATRVDAGDLAHPDHRTVVKALCLAAAPMGIVMLMPDLGSVMVMIVIVLGVLLASGASNRWVVGLLGAGASGAILIWQLGVLDEYQINRFAAFANPELDPAGVGYNTNQARIAIGSGGLTGSGLFKGSQTTGQFVPEQQTDFVFTVAGEELGFIGAGLILVLLGIILWRSCMIARETTELYGTIVCAGIIAWFAFQSFENIGMTLGIMPVAGLPLPFVSYGGSSMFAVWVAIGLLQSIKVQRPLSA, from the coding sequence ATGCAGACCGCCAACAAGTTCTCCGTCTCCCGGTACGCGCCCGAGCGCGGGGCGATGGCCAAGCTCACCGCCCGCGACTCGGTGGTGCGCCGGCTCGACTGGCCGATACTCCTCTCCGCGCTCGCCCTCTCCTTCGTCGGCGCCCTGCTGGTGTGGTCGGCGACCCGCAACCGGACCACCCTGAACCAGGGGGACCCGTACTACTTCCTGGCCCGGCACGCCCTGAACACCGGCATCGGCCTCGTGCTGATGATCGGCACCGTCTGGCTCGGCCACCGCACCCTGCGCGGTGCCGTGCCGATCCTCTACGGGCTCTCCCTCGTGCTGATCCTCGCCGTGCTGACCCCGCTCGGCGCCACCATCAACGGCGCCCACGCGTGGATCGTCATCGGCGGCGGATTCTCCCTCCAGCCGTCCGAGTTCGTGAAGATCACGATCATCCTGGTGATGGCGATGCTGCTGGCCACCCGGGTGGACGCGGGCGATCTCGCCCACCCGGACCACCGCACGGTCGTCAAGGCGCTCTGCCTGGCGGCGGCTCCGATGGGCATCGTCATGCTGATGCCCGACCTCGGCTCCGTGATGGTCATGATCGTGATCGTGCTCGGCGTGCTGCTGGCCTCCGGCGCCTCCAACCGCTGGGTGGTGGGCCTGCTCGGCGCCGGCGCGAGCGGCGCCATCCTGATATGGCAGCTCGGCGTCCTCGACGAGTACCAGATCAACCGCTTCGCGGCCTTCGCCAACCCCGAGCTCGACCCGGCGGGTGTCGGCTACAACACCAACCAGGCGCGCATCGCGATCGGCTCCGGCGGCCTGACCGGCTCCGGACTGTTCAAGGGCTCGCAGACCACCGGCCAGTTCGTGCCCGAGCAGCAGACCGACTTCGTCTTCACGGTGGCGGGGGAGGAGCTGGGCTTCATCGGGGCCGGGCTGATCCTGGTGCTGCTCGGCATCATCCTGTGGCGGTCGTGCATGATCGCCCGGGAGACCACCGAGCTGTACGGGACGATCGTGTGCGCCGGGATCATCGCCTGGTTCGCCTTCCAGTCCTTCGAGAACATCGGGATGACCCTCGGGATCATGCCGGTGGCCGGGCTCCCACTGCCGTTCGTCTCGTACGGAGGATCGTCGATGTTCGCGGTGTGGGTGGCGATCGGACTACTGCAATCGATCAAGGTGCAACGGCCATTGTCGGCCTGA
- a CDS encoding TIGR03960 family B12-binding radical SAM protein has product MMTESVFPQLEALLPHVQKPIQYVGGELNSTVKEWESCDVRWALMYPDAYEVGLPNQGVMILYEVLNEREGVLAERTYSVWPDLEELMREHKVPQFTVDSHRPVSAFDVFGLSFSTELGYTNMLTALDLAGIPLEARNRTVDHPIVLAGGHAAFNPEPIAEFIDCAVIGDGEQAVLDMTEIIRTWKAEGRPGGREEVLLRLAKTGNVYVPGFYDVEYLPDGRIGRVVPNRSGVPWRVSKHTVMDLDEWPYPKQPLVPLAETVHERMSVEIFRGCTRGCRFCQAGMITRPVRERSITGIGEMVEKGLKATGFEEVGLLSLSSADHTEIADIAKGLADRYTDDKVGLSLPSTRVDAFNVDLANELTRNGRRSGLTFAPEGGSERMRKVINKMVSEEDLIRTVSTAYGNGWRQVKLYFMCGLPTETDEDVLQIGDMAVNVIAKGREVSGQNDIRCTVSIGGFVPKPHTPFQWAPQLSAEETDARLGKLRDKIRGDKKYGRSIGFRYHDGKPGIVEGLLSRGDRRIGDVIRAVYESGGRFDGWREHFSYDRWMEAAEKTLPAYGVDVAWYTTRERTYEEVLPWDHLDSGLDKDWLWEDWQDALDETEVDDCRWTPCFDCGVCPQMQTEIQIGPTGKKLLPLSVVK; this is encoded by the coding sequence GTGATGACCGAGTCGGTCTTCCCTCAGCTTGAGGCCCTGCTTCCGCACGTGCAGAAGCCCATCCAGTACGTCGGCGGTGAACTCAACTCCACGGTCAAGGAGTGGGAGAGCTGCGACGTCCGCTGGGCCCTCATGTACCCGGACGCGTACGAAGTCGGGCTGCCCAACCAGGGCGTCATGATCCTGTACGAGGTGCTCAACGAGCGCGAGGGCGTCCTCGCCGAGCGCACCTACAGCGTGTGGCCCGACCTCGAAGAACTGATGCGCGAGCACAAGGTGCCGCAGTTCACCGTGGACAGCCACCGCCCGGTCTCCGCCTTCGACGTGTTCGGCCTGTCCTTCTCCACGGAGCTGGGCTACACCAACATGCTCACGGCGCTGGACCTCGCGGGCATCCCGCTGGAGGCCCGCAACCGCACCGTCGACCACCCGATCGTCCTCGCGGGCGGCCACGCGGCCTTCAACCCCGAGCCGATCGCGGAGTTCATCGACTGCGCGGTCATCGGCGACGGCGAGCAGGCCGTCCTCGACATGACCGAGATCATCCGCACCTGGAAGGCCGAAGGGCGGCCGGGCGGGCGCGAAGAGGTCCTCCTGCGTCTCGCCAAGACCGGCAACGTCTACGTGCCGGGCTTCTACGACGTCGAGTACCTGCCGGACGGCCGCATCGGCCGTGTCGTGCCCAACCGCTCCGGCGTGCCGTGGCGCGTGTCCAAGCACACGGTCATGGACCTCGACGAGTGGCCCTACCCCAAGCAGCCCCTGGTCCCGCTCGCCGAGACCGTCCACGAGCGCATGTCCGTGGAGATCTTCCGCGGCTGCACCCGCGGCTGCCGTTTCTGCCAGGCCGGCATGATCACGCGCCCCGTGCGGGAGCGAAGCATCACCGGCATCGGCGAAATGGTGGAGAAGGGCCTGAAGGCCACCGGCTTCGAGGAGGTCGGCCTGCTCTCCCTGTCCTCCGCGGACCACACGGAGATCGCCGACATCGCCAAGGGCCTCGCCGACCGCTACACGGACGACAAGGTGGGCCTGTCCCTGCCGTCGACCCGCGTGGACGCCTTCAACGTGGACCTCGCCAACGAGCTGACCCGCAACGGTCGCCGCTCCGGCCTGACCTTCGCCCCCGAGGGCGGCTCCGAGCGCATGCGCAAGGTCATCAACAAGATGGTCTCGGAAGAGGACCTGATCCGGACCGTCTCCACCGCGTACGGCAACGGCTGGCGCCAGGTGAAGCTGTACTTCATGTGCGGCCTGCCCACCGAGACCGACGAGGACGTGCTCCAGATCGGCGACATGGCGGTCAACGTCATCGCCAAGGGGCGCGAGGTCTCCGGCCAGAACGACATCCGCTGCACGGTGTCCATCGGCGGATTCGTGCCCAAGCCGCACACCCCGTTCCAGTGGGCGCCGCAGCTTTCGGCCGAGGAGACGGACGCCCGCCTGGGCAAGCTCCGCGACAAGATCCGCGGCGACAAGAAGTACGGCCGCTCCATCGGCTTCCGCTACCACGACGGCAAGCCGGGCATCGTCGAGGGCCTCCTCTCGCGCGGTGACCGCCGCATCGGCGACGTCATCCGCGCCGTGTACGAGTCGGGCGGCCGCTTCGACGGCTGGCGCGAGCACTTCAGCTACGACCGCTGGATGGAGGCGGCCGAGAAGACCCTGCCCGCCTACGGCGTGGACGTGGCCTGGTACACGACCCGCGAGCGCACCTACGAGGAGGTCCTGCCCTGGGACCACCTGGACTCCGGTCTCGACAAGGACTGGCTCTGGGAGGACTGGCAGGACGCCCTCGACGAGACCGAGGTCGACGACTGCCGCTGGACCCCGTGCTTCGACTGTGGCGTGTGTCCTCAGATGCAGACCGAGATCCAGATCGGCCCCACCGGCAAGAAGCTGCTGCCGCTGTCCGTCGTGAAGTAA